Proteins co-encoded in one Ralstonia sp. RRA genomic window:
- a CDS encoding DUF899 domain-containing protein, with protein sequence MTTTHLTQHATATRQAWLKARLELLAAEKALTRRSDELARQRQALPWVRVDKTYRFETDEGSASLADLFRGRSQLLVYHFMFGPDYKAGCPSCSMIADGFNGFATHLANHDVLLLAVSRAPLEKLQAYKQRMGWTFPWASSVDSDFNYDFNVSISEAQQRAGTADYNYVRGSHVMDASDLPEPVQQFAAMCGTDAPTYVRDRPGMSAFVLEDGIVYHTYSTYARGLDGLWGAYQWLDRAPLGRNEAGVWWRRHDEYTQR encoded by the coding sequence ATGACCACAACACACCTCACCCAACATGCCACCGCGACACGGCAAGCGTGGCTAAAGGCACGTCTTGAGCTGCTGGCAGCAGAGAAAGCGTTGACCCGCCGCAGCGACGAACTCGCACGCCAACGCCAGGCGCTGCCATGGGTCCGTGTCGACAAGACCTACCGCTTTGAAACCGATGAGGGGAGTGCGTCGCTGGCGGACCTGTTTCGCGGGCGTTCGCAACTGCTCGTCTATCACTTTATGTTCGGGCCGGATTACAAGGCTGGCTGCCCGTCGTGCTCGATGATTGCGGACGGGTTCAATGGCTTTGCGACCCATCTGGCGAATCACGACGTGCTGCTGCTGGCGGTGTCGCGCGCACCGCTGGAGAAGCTACAGGCCTACAAACAGCGCATGGGCTGGACCTTTCCGTGGGCGTCGTCGGTCGACAGCGATTTCAACTACGACTTCAACGTCTCGATTTCCGAAGCGCAGCAGCGCGCCGGTACGGCCGACTACAACTACGTGCGCGGCAGCCACGTGATGGACGCATCGGATCTGCCCGAACCCGTGCAGCAGTTCGCCGCCATGTGCGGCACCGATGCCCCCACCTATGTGCGCGACCGACCGGGCATGAGCGCGTTCGTGCTGGAGGATGGCATCGTGTACCACACGTACTCCACCTATGCGCGCGGGCTGGATGGCCTCTGGGGTGCGTACCAGTGGCTGGATCGCGCGCCCCTTGGGCGCAATGAGGCTGGTGTCTGGTGGCGTCGCCATGATGAGTACACGCAGCGTTGA
- the pcaQ gene encoding pca operon transcription factor PcaQ, whose protein sequence is MDSPALPGDLPSRIRFRHLSCFVAIAQERNLRRAAERLHLSQPAVSKTLGELEALAGVQLVERGRQGARLTAAGEQFLRHAVGVTQALESATAALMGSGEASAPVVHVGALPTVASGLLPQAIARLHAQRPHACIRLRTGINTELLAALKAGELDLVVGRMAEPDAMQGLSFALLYAEPLALVVRPEHPLLALPGASASLQAVLDYPLVIATPGTVPRHHTEALFQTHGLRLPTGVTETLSVSVARLLACRSNAVWVTPERAARDDLQRGGLVRLDIATSATKEPVGLLHRSASVPSELASAFMEMLTDLAQAP, encoded by the coding sequence ATGGATAGTCCAGCCCTACCCGGTGACCTGCCCTCACGCATCCGCTTTCGCCATCTGAGCTGCTTTGTTGCCATTGCGCAGGAGCGCAACCTGCGGCGTGCGGCTGAGCGGCTGCACCTGAGCCAGCCGGCGGTGTCGAAAACACTGGGCGAACTGGAAGCGCTTGCCGGTGTGCAACTGGTCGAGCGTGGCCGGCAAGGTGCGCGGCTCACGGCGGCCGGCGAGCAGTTCTTGCGACATGCCGTGGGGGTGACACAAGCGCTGGAATCGGCCACCGCTGCGCTAATGGGTTCGGGCGAAGCCTCTGCACCTGTCGTGCACGTCGGTGCCCTGCCGACGGTGGCGAGCGGCCTGCTTCCGCAGGCGATTGCCCGCCTGCATGCGCAGCGTCCGCATGCGTGCATTCGGTTGCGCACAGGCATCAACACGGAATTGCTGGCAGCGCTCAAGGCGGGGGAACTCGATCTTGTGGTTGGCCGCATGGCTGAGCCCGATGCCATGCAGGGGTTGTCGTTCGCGTTGCTGTACGCCGAACCGCTGGCGCTGGTAGTGCGCCCGGAACATCCGTTGCTCGCGCTGCCAGGCGCATCCGCGTCATTGCAGGCCGTGCTGGACTACCCATTGGTGATCGCCACGCCGGGCACCGTGCCGCGCCATCATACTGAAGCACTATTTCAGACACACGGCCTGCGTTTGCCGACAGGCGTCACGGAAACGCTGTCCGTATCGGTCGCCCGCTTGCTGGCATGCCGCTCCAACGCGGTGTGGGTCACGCCTGAACGCGCAGCGCGTGATGACCTTCAGCGCGGCGGATTGGTCCGACTGGATATTGCCACCTCCGCCACCAAGGAGCCCGTCGGCCTGCTGCACCGAAGTGCCAGCGTGCCCAGCGAACTTGCCAGCGCATTCATGGAGATGCTGACCGATCTGGCGCAAGCGCCCTGA
- a CDS encoding DUF2182 domain-containing protein, with product MMSTRSVELPRTQAVSERGFLGVSALLFVASTVATVAWCTSMAGVGQMPMPGGWTVSMMWMPMCGQTWLGTAASFLGMWVVMMVAMMLPSLVPMLRGYRHSVRATGAVRLDVLTTLVGLGYFAVWAAFGVVVFAFGAALLALEMRWPMLARAIPALTGIVVLGAGVLQFSAWKAHRLACCREAAGSNRALPIDVRAAWRHGVRLGLRCSGACAGLTAILLATGVMDLRVMAVVAAAITVERLAPGGKAVSRVIGAIATVAGVFLTVQAATLG from the coding sequence ATGATGAGTACACGCAGCGTTGAACTGCCACGCACGCAAGCGGTGTCCGAGCGCGGTTTCCTTGGTGTCTCGGCGCTGCTTTTCGTGGCCAGCACGGTGGCGACAGTTGCGTGGTGCACGTCGATGGCGGGCGTGGGCCAGATGCCGATGCCAGGCGGCTGGACCGTGTCGATGATGTGGATGCCGATGTGCGGGCAGACATGGCTGGGCACCGCGGCATCGTTTCTCGGTATGTGGGTTGTGATGATGGTGGCGATGATGCTGCCGTCTCTGGTGCCGATGCTGCGGGGGTATCGGCACAGCGTGCGCGCGACGGGTGCGGTGCGTCTGGATGTACTGACCACCCTAGTAGGCCTTGGCTACTTTGCGGTGTGGGCTGCGTTTGGTGTGGTGGTCTTTGCGTTTGGCGCTGCACTGCTTGCGCTGGAGATGCGTTGGCCGATGCTGGCGCGTGCCATCCCCGCGCTGACGGGAATCGTTGTCCTCGGGGCTGGTGTGCTCCAGTTCTCCGCATGGAAAGCGCATCGGCTTGCGTGTTGCCGAGAGGCGGCAGGGTCCAATCGTGCATTGCCCATCGATGTTAGAGCGGCCTGGCGACATGGCGTGCGACTCGGTCTGCGTTGCAGTGGCGCCTGCGCAGGCTTGACGGCGATCCTGCTCGCTACAGGTGTCATGGACCTGCGTGTGATGGCAGTTGTGGCGGCAGCCATCACCGTTGAGCGTCTTGCGCCTGGCGGTAAGGCTGTGTCGCGCGTTATCGGTGCCATTGCCACAGTGGCGGGCGTGTTCCTGACCGTGCAGGCGGCAACGCTCGGGTGA
- a CDS encoding CHAP domain-containing protein, translated as MPYDGNRAANYADIHVQPNSTGNCAKYVRKAIEWGGATLGRTHYAKDYGPVLEEAGFHTVLTAPRKGDIVVIQPAPGHPSGHMAIYNGTVWVSDFTQNDGPQGFYPGQAYRTAQPAYKIYRHDD; from the coding sequence ATGCCCTACGATGGAAACCGCGCCGCCAATTACGCCGACATCCACGTGCAGCCGAACAGCACCGGAAACTGTGCCAAGTACGTGCGCAAGGCGATTGAATGGGGTGGCGCAACGCTTGGGCGGACGCACTACGCCAAAGACTACGGCCCCGTCCTTGAAGAAGCCGGCTTTCACACCGTGCTGACCGCCCCGCGCAAGGGCGACATTGTCGTCATCCAGCCGGCGCCGGGTCATCCGTCCGGGCACATGGCGATCTATAACGGCACGGTATGGGTGTCCGATTTCACGCAGAACGACGGGCCGCAAGGTTTTTACCCCGGACAGGCCTATCGGACCGCGCAGCCCGCCTACAAGATCTATCGCCACGACGACTGA
- a CDS encoding PQQ-binding-like beta-propeller repeat protein: MKRSTAEIVREYGPFPGADNVGGVTYDGQHVWFAAGGHVQEVDPASGQALRTIDVPAHAGTAFDGRHLFQIAEDRIHKIDPQTGKVLATIPAPGAGGDSGLAWAEGTLWVGHYRDKKIRQIDPETGAVLRTIESNRFVTGVTWVDGELWHATWEGDDSDIRHIDPHTGEVLEQIDMPTGVGVSGLESDGADQFFCGGGTSGKIRAVRRPGKAAKTPADSAAE, encoded by the coding sequence ATGAAACGATCCACCGCCGAAATCGTGCGCGAATACGGCCCGTTCCCGGGTGCCGACAACGTAGGCGGCGTGACGTACGACGGCCAGCACGTCTGGTTTGCAGCCGGGGGCCATGTGCAGGAAGTCGACCCTGCCAGCGGCCAAGCGCTGCGCACGATTGACGTGCCCGCCCACGCCGGCACGGCCTTCGACGGGCGGCACCTGTTCCAGATCGCAGAAGACCGTATCCACAAGATCGACCCGCAAACCGGAAAAGTGCTCGCCACCATTCCTGCGCCGGGCGCCGGTGGAGACTCCGGGCTCGCTTGGGCCGAAGGTACGCTATGGGTGGGCCATTATCGGGACAAGAAGATCCGCCAGATCGACCCCGAAACCGGCGCCGTGCTGCGCACCATCGAGTCGAACCGCTTTGTGACGGGCGTCACCTGGGTTGACGGCGAACTCTGGCATGCCACCTGGGAAGGCGACGACAGCGACATCCGGCACATCGACCCACACACGGGCGAAGTGCTGGAACAGATCGACATGCCGACAGGTGTGGGCGTGTCGGGGCTCGAATCGGACGGCGCCGACCAGTTCTTCTGCGGCGGCGGCACCAGCGGGAAGATTCGAGCCGTGCGCCGCCCCGGAAAAGCGGCGAAAACGCCGGCCGACAGCGCCGCCGAATAG
- a CDS encoding DUF3828 domain-containing protein, producing the protein MKTRLSRALAWLVLAVGLLGMQAVMAQGKAATPEADTKAFYAWYIKLQTKSVYPLTDNGIYTYVAKDTVDRLREAYRRNEMPGDADYFTKVQDYDEKDWAEHTVARAPILLEGVAVVPVTFGSKDKVSVLVFLRKLDDGWKITKVEDTLDFQ; encoded by the coding sequence ATGAAGACACGACTTTCCAGAGCGCTGGCATGGCTGGTTCTCGCCGTCGGCCTGCTCGGTATGCAAGCCGTCATGGCACAGGGCAAGGCGGCCACGCCAGAAGCCGATACGAAGGCGTTCTACGCGTGGTACATCAAGCTGCAAACCAAATCGGTCTACCCACTCACGGACAACGGCATCTACACCTACGTTGCAAAAGACACGGTAGACCGCCTGCGCGAAGCCTACCGCCGCAATGAGATGCCGGGCGACGCCGATTACTTCACCAAGGTCCAGGACTACGACGAGAAGGACTGGGCGGAACACACCGTGGCCCGCGCTCCGATCCTGCTGGAGGGCGTTGCCGTGGTGCCGGTCACGTTTGGCTCGAAGGACAAGGTGAGCGTGCTCGTCTTCCTGCGCAAGCTGGACGATGGGTGGAAGATCACCAAGGTGGAGGACACGCTGGACTTCCAGTAA
- a CDS encoding MarR family transcriptional regulator, with translation MAKSPPPNDPTPPATLAGDLRIALGKLSRRLREQVHPNDLTHAQKSVLLRLDRNGPATVSALARAESVKPQSMRVTVAGLEGMGAVAGTPDPTDGRQTLIELTPGFRKVLKESRAAKDDWLFRALQAQLSAQEQAELASAVKLLQRLAEF, from the coding sequence ATGGCTAAATCACCGCCCCCGAACGACCCCACCCCGCCGGCCACGCTGGCGGGTGATCTGCGCATTGCTCTGGGCAAGCTGTCCCGGCGGCTGCGCGAACAAGTGCATCCGAACGATCTCACCCACGCACAAAAGTCGGTGCTCCTGCGCCTGGACCGTAACGGCCCCGCCACGGTTTCTGCACTTGCCCGTGCGGAGAGCGTGAAGCCGCAGTCCATGCGCGTCACCGTTGCAGGGCTGGAAGGGATGGGGGCAGTTGCCGGCACGCCAGACCCGACCGATGGCCGGCAGACGCTCATCGAGCTGACACCCGGTTTCCGCAAAGTGCTCAAGGAAAGCCGCGCCGCCAAGGACGATTGGCTCTTCCGTGCACTGCAAGCCCAACTGTCTGCGCAGGAACAAGCCGAGCTGGCCAGCGCCGTCAAGCTGCTGCAACGGCTTGCCGAATTCTGA
- a CDS encoding DUF418 domain-containing protein — MAQSSIERQSSLDALRGFALLGILVVNIIAFATPYYGTGVPDPMAQSRVSHAVMAGIALLFEWKFYLLFSFLFGYSFTLQMQSAERDGKAFVPRMLRRLVGLWVLGLLHGVLLFHGDILTTYAVMGAVLLALRSRADKTLTKLAVGLIVGTATVWAIIGVLSVLDVDATRDSKALAEVTAALTAFRSTPSGVIAQHVEALKGMWVVTALMQAPTALAMFLMGCLAGRRGLFSASSPTAGTSKLYKQCLIAGACVGLPAAVAYAYGTTRLAGTPWDLLGLSLSLLTAPLLTAAYIGGMQLLFRSRWGRWWLGVLAPAGRMALSNYLMQSLVCSVIFLAYGFRMMGRVSPLDTLLIAFAIFAVQTVTSRWWLGRFAYGPVEWLLRAVTHWRFSALRAAPKALSS, encoded by the coding sequence ATGGCCCAGTCTTCAATCGAGCGTCAATCGAGCCTTGACGCGCTGCGCGGTTTTGCCCTGCTGGGCATCCTGGTCGTCAACATCATCGCTTTTGCTACGCCGTACTACGGCACGGGCGTGCCCGATCCGATGGCGCAGAGCCGCGTCAGCCACGCGGTCATGGCGGGCATTGCCTTGCTGTTTGAATGGAAGTTTTACCTGCTGTTCTCGTTTCTGTTTGGCTACAGTTTCACGCTGCAGATGCAGTCGGCCGAGCGCGACGGCAAGGCGTTTGTGCCGCGCATGCTGCGACGGCTTGTCGGGCTCTGGGTGCTCGGGCTGCTGCATGGCGTGCTGCTGTTCCATGGTGACATCCTCACCACCTATGCAGTGATGGGCGCTGTGTTGCTGGCGTTGCGCAGCCGGGCCGACAAGACGCTGACCAAGCTGGCCGTGGGCCTGATTGTGGGCACGGCCACGGTGTGGGCGATCATCGGCGTTCTCTCTGTGCTCGACGTCGATGCAACGCGCGATTCGAAGGCACTGGCGGAGGTCACCGCGGCGCTCACCGCGTTCCGCAGCACACCCTCGGGCGTCATCGCGCAGCATGTGGAAGCGCTCAAGGGAATGTGGGTCGTGACTGCCTTGATGCAGGCGCCGACCGCATTGGCGATGTTCCTGATGGGGTGCCTGGCAGGGCGGCGCGGGCTGTTCTCGGCATCGTCGCCAACCGCCGGCACCAGCAAGCTATACAAGCAATGCCTGATTGCCGGCGCCTGTGTGGGCCTACCGGCTGCAGTGGCATATGCCTATGGCACGACAAGGCTCGCTGGCACGCCGTGGGATCTGCTGGGCCTGTCGTTGAGTCTGCTGACGGCGCCATTGCTGACCGCTGCGTATATCGGTGGGATGCAGTTGCTGTTCCGCAGCCGCTGGGGCCGGTGGTGGCTGGGCGTGCTGGCGCCTGCCGGGCGAATGGCGCTGTCGAACTACCTGATGCAGTCGCTGGTGTGTTCGGTGATCTTTCTGGCGTATGGATTCCGCATGATGGGCCGGGTCAGTCCGCTGGACACGCTGCTGATCGCGTTTGCAATCTTTGCGGTGCAAACGGTCACCAGCCGCTGGTGGCTGGGCCGTTTTGCCTATGGCCCGGTGGAGTGGCTGCTGCGAGCGGTCACGCACTGGCGGTTTTCGGCGTTGCGCGCCGCACCGAAGGCGTTGAGCAGCTAG
- a CDS encoding L-cystine transporter, which translates to MNVSLILNIAAFAAILIGLGACVKSNWSLAKRVLLGMVLGIVFGLVLHLIYGDDSATLKQSIAWFSIVGGGYIQLLQMIVMPLVLVSVLNSVAKLNSTASLGKISVLTIGTLLLTTLISALVGVFVTNLFGLTAQGLVQGAQETARLTAIQDNYVGKVADLSVPQLLQSFLPKNPFAELTGAKPTSIIGVVIFAAFLGVAALHLLKDDAVKGERVLTAIDTAQAWVMKLVRLVIRLTPYGVLALMTNVVAVSNVQDIIKLGGFVVASYLGLAIMFGVHAVLLTVNGINPIRFFRKVWPALSFAFTSRSSAATIPLSIEAQTRRIGVPESIASFAASFGTTIGQNGCAGLYPAMLAVMVAPTVGINPFDPVWIATLVAIVTLSSVGVAGVGGGATFAALIVLPAMGLPVTLVALLISIEPLIDMGRTALNVNGSMTAGTITSQLLGQTDRSVFDAGDEPELMHR; encoded by the coding sequence ATGAACGTTTCGCTCATCCTGAATATCGCCGCCTTCGCCGCCATCTTGATTGGCCTTGGCGCCTGCGTGAAGTCGAACTGGAGCCTGGCAAAGCGCGTGCTGCTGGGCATGGTGCTGGGTATCGTGTTCGGTCTGGTACTGCACCTGATCTATGGCGACGACAGCGCAACGCTCAAGCAATCGATTGCGTGGTTCAGCATCGTTGGCGGTGGCTACATCCAGTTGCTGCAGATGATCGTCATGCCGCTGGTGCTGGTCTCCGTTCTCAATTCGGTGGCCAAGCTCAACAGCACAGCGTCGTTGGGCAAAATCAGCGTGCTGACCATCGGCACGCTGCTGCTCACGACGCTGATTTCTGCGCTGGTCGGGGTGTTCGTCACCAACCTGTTTGGCCTGACCGCGCAAGGGCTGGTGCAAGGCGCGCAGGAAACCGCTCGCCTGACCGCGATCCAGGACAACTACGTTGGCAAGGTGGCGGACCTCTCGGTGCCGCAACTGCTGCAGTCCTTCCTGCCGAAGAACCCGTTTGCAGAACTGACTGGCGCCAAGCCGACGTCGATCATCGGCGTGGTGATCTTTGCCGCATTCCTGGGGGTGGCGGCACTGCATCTGCTCAAGGACGACGCGGTGAAGGGCGAGCGCGTGCTGACCGCCATCGATACCGCGCAGGCCTGGGTCATGAAGCTCGTGCGACTCGTCATCCGCCTGACTCCATATGGTGTGCTGGCGCTGATGACCAACGTGGTGGCCGTGTCCAACGTGCAGGACATCATCAAGCTCGGTGGCTTTGTGGTGGCCTCTTACCTGGGCCTGGCGATCATGTTTGGCGTGCATGCCGTGCTGCTGACGGTCAACGGCATCAATCCGATTCGCTTCTTCCGCAAGGTGTGGCCGGCGCTGTCTTTTGCGTTCACGAGCCGGTCGAGCGCCGCCACCATTCCGCTGAGCATCGAAGCGCAGACACGGCGCATCGGCGTGCCGGAATCGATCGCCAGCTTTGCGGCGTCGTTCGGCACCACCATTGGCCAGAACGGCTGCGCGGGCTTGTATCCCGCCATGCTGGCCGTGATGGTGGCACCTACGGTCGGCATCAACCCGTTTGATCCGGTGTGGATTGCAACGCTGGTCGCGATCGTTACGCTCAGCTCGGTCGGTGTAGCGGGCGTTGGCGGCGGGGCCACCTTTGCCGCGCTGATTGTCCTGCCGGCCATGGGCCTGCCGGTGACGCTGGTGGCGCTGCTGATCTCCATCGAGCCGCTGATCGACATGGGCCGTACAGCACTCAACGTCAACGGCTCGATGACCGCCGGGACCATCACCAGCCAGTTGCTGGGGCAGACTGACCGAAGCGTGTTTGATGCCGGCGACGAGCCGGAACTGATGCATCGTTGA
- a CDS encoding EAL domain-containing protein codes for MNIRTFASTVMHFMGVSSDNPELLKAQYRAFSRQLPMMYFILITSTWAVALTFRAVAPAWLSIGVPLLLSAACAVRVLHWWRSRRIDPTPELALNALKRTNRLAGAIAVSFTTWSLALFHYGDPYTRSYLAFYMAITVIACIFCLMHLRPAAVTVTVIVNGAFIAFFAATGQPTFVAIAINMALVSFGLLVILMINYRDFTLRVNAQTEARRREAEQGRLLHMIDDMPIAVMTVKPDTFTINYANNTSKRLIDRIAHLLPVKADALFGTSIDIFHAHPEVQRRLLADPANLPYNTRVQLGPEVLDLKVSAVHANDGSYIGPMLTWGLVTKEVEAENRIRQLAHYDMLTGLANRTNFREELDARLATPGTRAGLLYIDLDGFKLVNDTKGHRAGDALLEQVAARLRAVCNHASSTIARLGGDEFAVLVSHDDADHANALACAIIAVLSAPYSLGTDQSVRIGASVGIALAPAHGQDAENLLSRADMALYAAKAAGRGTARLFSTAMETRIQERARLEAQLRAALERQDRLFVFYQPIVNLQTGKVTAREALVRWHHAQRGWVPPAEFVPIAEQSGLIDQLGRFVLHQACREATRWKDGARVAVNISPMQLGKATLAQTVQAVLLDSGLAADRLEIEVTETALIQNEAESFEDLRQLYNMGVRVALDDFGTGYSSLAHLRAFPFDKIKIDRSFVCDLPERSDSAVLVKAIADLGRQLGVTTVAEGVETQAHVRMICQAGCTEAQGYFYARPAPSDEDKATVEACYVEAPETAARRACVG; via the coding sequence ATGAACATCAGAACGTTTGCGAGCACCGTAATGCACTTCATGGGGGTGTCCTCGGACAACCCCGAACTGCTCAAAGCGCAGTACCGCGCGTTCTCGCGCCAGTTGCCGATGATGTATTTCATCCTCATCACCAGCACCTGGGCCGTCGCGCTGACCTTCCGCGCCGTCGCCCCTGCCTGGCTGTCGATCGGCGTGCCGCTGCTGCTCAGCGCGGCCTGCGCCGTGCGCGTGCTGCACTGGTGGCGCTCCAGGCGCATCGACCCGACGCCTGAGCTTGCGCTCAACGCCCTCAAACGCACCAATCGGCTGGCCGGTGCCATCGCCGTATCCTTCACGACCTGGTCGCTGGCGCTGTTTCACTATGGCGACCCCTATACGCGTTCCTACCTGGCCTTCTACATGGCCATCACCGTGATCGCATGCATCTTCTGCCTGATGCATCTGCGCCCGGCTGCCGTCACGGTCACGGTGATCGTCAACGGCGCATTCATCGCGTTCTTCGCAGCAACGGGGCAACCGACGTTCGTGGCCATCGCCATCAACATGGCCCTGGTGTCGTTCGGTCTGCTGGTCATCCTGATGATCAACTATCGGGACTTCACCCTCAGGGTGAACGCACAGACCGAGGCCCGCCGCCGAGAAGCCGAACAGGGCCGCCTGTTGCACATGATCGACGACATGCCGATTGCGGTCATGACGGTCAAACCGGACACGTTCACCATCAACTACGCCAACAACACCTCCAAGCGCCTGATCGATCGGATCGCGCATCTGCTGCCAGTCAAGGCAGACGCCTTGTTTGGCACGTCGATTGACATCTTCCATGCGCACCCGGAGGTTCAGCGCCGGCTGCTCGCCGACCCGGCCAACCTGCCCTACAACACGCGCGTGCAGCTTGGGCCGGAAGTCCTGGACCTGAAGGTTTCAGCCGTGCATGCCAACGATGGCAGCTACATCGGCCCCATGCTCACCTGGGGATTGGTGACCAAAGAGGTGGAAGCCGAGAACCGCATCCGTCAGCTTGCCCACTACGACATGCTCACCGGGTTGGCCAATCGCACCAACTTCCGTGAAGAGCTGGATGCCCGCCTGGCAACACCGGGGACCCGCGCTGGGCTGCTGTATATCGACCTCGATGGTTTCAAGCTCGTCAACGACACCAAGGGCCACCGCGCGGGCGATGCGCTGCTGGAACAGGTCGCAGCGCGGTTGCGCGCGGTGTGCAACCACGCCAGTTCGACCATCGCGCGATTGGGCGGCGATGAATTTGCCGTGCTCGTGTCGCATGACGACGCGGACCATGCCAACGCGCTGGCTTGCGCCATCATTGCGGTCCTCAGTGCGCCATACTCGCTCGGCACGGATCAGAGCGTGCGGATCGGGGCATCCGTGGGCATTGCGCTGGCGCCTGCCCACGGTCAGGATGCCGAGAACCTGCTCTCACGCGCCGACATGGCGCTCTATGCCGCCAAGGCGGCCGGCAGGGGCACAGCACGCCTGTTCAGCACGGCCATGGAAACCCGCATCCAGGAACGCGCTCGGCTGGAAGCCCAGTTGCGCGCCGCGCTGGAGCGCCAGGACCGGTTGTTCGTCTTCTATCAACCGATCGTCAATCTGCAGACCGGCAAAGTGACCGCGCGCGAGGCATTGGTGCGCTGGCACCATGCGCAGCGCGGCTGGGTCCCGCCGGCGGAGTTCGTGCCGATTGCGGAGCAAAGCGGCCTCATCGACCAGCTCGGCCGCTTCGTGCTCCACCAAGCCTGCCGCGAAGCGACGCGTTGGAAAGATGGTGCCCGCGTCGCCGTCAATATCTCGCCCATGCAACTGGGCAAGGCAACGCTGGCACAGACGGTGCAAGCCGTCCTGCTCGACTCAGGCCTCGCGGCGGACCGCCTGGAGATCGAGGTCACGGAGACCGCCCTGATCCAGAACGAGGCAGAGAGCTTTGAAGACCTGCGCCAGCTCTACAACATGGGGGTGCGTGTCGCGCTCGATGACTTCGGCACCGGCTATTCGTCGCTGGCGCATCTGCGCGCGTTCCCATTCGACAAGATCAAGATCGATCGCTCCTTCGTCTGCGACCTGCCGGAGCGATCTGACAGCGCAGTGCTGGTCAAGGCCATCGCCGATCTGGGCCGCCAGCTCGGTGTGACCACCGTGGCCGAAGGCGTGGAGACGCAGGCGCACGTCAGAATGATCTGCCAGGCAGGCTGCACCGAAGCGCAGGGGTACTTCTACGCCCGGCCCGCGCCGTCCGATGAAGACAAGGCCACGGTGGAGGCGTGTTACGTGGAGGCGCCGGAAACCGCAGCACGTCGGGCGTGTGTCGGTTGA
- a CDS encoding MFS transporter codes for MSTSSTGVFRSLRVYNYRLWAAGSLVSNVGTWMQRTAQDWLVLTQLTNHNASAVGTVMALQFGPQLLLLPWTGVAADRYNQRKLLMATQATSGVLALILGLLTVTGAVQLWHVYLLAFLSGCASAFDAPVRQTFVAELVGDGDLPNAVALNSTSFNAGRMVGPAAAGIAIATLGTGWAFLANGLSFIAVLTSLFFLRKSELRPNARARRSQGGFAEAIRYVWARPDLKAMLVMLFLIGTFGLNFPIFISTMAASVFHSDARGYGVLSSMMAVGTISGALFAAGRERPEFKSLLIGAAMFGLGCTLAAIAPSYWLFAAALVITGIAALTFTNTSNSLMQLSTEPAMRGRVMALRVAIALGGTPIGAPIVGWVADHLGPRWSLGVGALSGLLSAAVAIYVMRQQIHLPQQTPSTLGQSTP; via the coding sequence ATGAGCACATCGTCAACAGGCGTCTTCCGTTCACTGCGCGTCTACAACTACCGCCTCTGGGCAGCGGGGTCGCTGGTCTCCAACGTGGGAACGTGGATGCAGCGCACCGCTCAGGACTGGCTGGTCCTGACACAGCTCACCAATCACAACGCTTCTGCAGTGGGCACGGTGATGGCGCTGCAGTTCGGGCCGCAGCTTCTGCTGCTGCCCTGGACGGGCGTTGCCGCCGACCGCTACAACCAGCGCAAGCTGCTGATGGCCACCCAGGCAACGTCGGGCGTGTTGGCGCTGATACTCGGGCTGCTGACCGTGACCGGTGCGGTTCAGCTATGGCATGTCTATCTGCTGGCGTTTCTGTCTGGCTGCGCGTCGGCATTTGACGCGCCGGTGCGCCAGACGTTCGTGGCGGAACTGGTGGGCGATGGCGATTTGCCCAATGCGGTGGCGCTCAACTCGACGTCATTCAACGCGGGGCGCATGGTGGGGCCCGCAGCGGCAGGCATCGCCATTGCCACTCTCGGCACAGGCTGGGCATTCCTGGCCAATGGGCTCTCGTTCATCGCGGTGCTGACTTCGCTCTTCTTCCTGCGCAAGTCCGAACTGCGCCCCAATGCGCGTGCACGCCGCTCGCAAGGCGGCTTCGCAGAGGCCATCCGCTACGTGTGGGCCCGCCCCGACCTCAAGGCCATGCTGGTCATGCTGTTCCTGATCGGCACGTTCGGGTTGAACTTCCCGATCTTCATCTCGACGATGGCCGCCAGCGTCTTTCATTCGGATGCGCGTGGCTACGGCGTGCTGTCGTCGATGATGGCGGTGGGCACGATATCCGGTGCGTTATTCGCCGCGGGGCGCGAGCGCCCGGAATTCAAGTCCCTGCTGATTGGTGCGGCGATGTTTGGCTTGGGTTGCACACTGGCGGCCATTGCACCGAGCTATTGGCTGTTTGCGGCGGCGCTGGTCATCACTGGCATCGCGGCGCTCACCTTCACCAATACGAGCAACAGCCTGATGCAGCTGTCCACCGAGCCGGCCATGCGCGGCCGCGTCATGGCGCTGCGCGTGGCCATTGCGCTGGGCGGCACCCCCATTGGTGCGCCGATCGTGGGCTGGGTGGCGGATCATCTCGGGCCGCGCTGGTCGCTCGGGGTGGGTGCGCTTTCAGGCTTGCTATCGGCCGCGGTTGCGATTTACGTGATGCGGCAGCAGATTCACCTGCCTCAGCAAACGCCGTCGACGTTGGGGCAAAGCACGCCCTGA